From Verrucomicrobia bacterium S94, the proteins below share one genomic window:
- a CDS encoding glycosidase, which produces MAQPTRKALLLHPDVNRVFFRPFMPSSENRTIKIIARVMSLSESRVKAECARVLADFEKRHSNLRAFLLERFDDIKEHLIADQPMSEARKLLLGAYFTQEYALEAAALFNPSIVPHPDQSGTKEGELRFILSLRSTGEGHISSITFRTGSVDASGSIQIDPTERFVTAARPEPNPTYEKELFLRKLGELGLQSPWVKEVTAELKPEFTLLQLEEQLQAHLSRNRFLESSQKEAATAIRALAHANYELRFNPDQPISQRAIFPSTPAEKKGLEDARFVAFRDGGKTTYYATYTAYDGHMLLPQILQTDDFVNFRISTLNGSQIQNKGMALFPRKINGRYAMISRQDNENLFLMYSDHPHFWYEKQALLRPSFPWEFMQIGNCGSPIETEQGWLLITHGVGPMRRYTIGAILLDLDDPSKVIGRLKTPLLSPNEQEREGYVPNVVYSCGALIHSGRLILPYAVSDRSTTFATYELDQIFESMNTNR; this is translated from the coding sequence AGCACTGTTACTGCATCCGGATGTGAACCGGGTTTTTTTCAGACCCTTCATGCCGAGTTCGGAAAACCGAACCATCAAAATTATCGCCCGGGTCATGTCACTCTCCGAGAGCCGGGTCAAAGCGGAATGCGCCCGGGTTCTGGCCGATTTTGAAAAACGTCACAGTAATCTGCGCGCATTTCTGCTCGAGCGCTTTGATGACATCAAAGAGCATCTCATCGCCGATCAGCCGATGTCTGAGGCCCGCAAACTGCTGCTCGGGGCCTATTTCACGCAGGAATATGCGCTGGAGGCCGCCGCCCTTTTCAACCCGTCGATTGTGCCGCACCCCGATCAATCCGGCACGAAAGAAGGCGAACTCCGCTTCATTCTCAGCCTGCGCTCCACCGGCGAGGGTCACATCTCCTCCATCACGTTCCGCACCGGAAGTGTCGATGCTTCCGGCTCCATTCAGATCGATCCGACCGAACGCTTTGTAACCGCCGCCCGGCCGGAGCCGAACCCAACCTATGAAAAGGAACTTTTCCTGCGCAAACTCGGCGAACTGGGACTTCAGTCCCCCTGGGTTAAAGAAGTCACCGCCGAACTGAAGCCGGAATTCACCCTGCTTCAACTTGAAGAACAGCTTCAGGCCCACCTCTCCCGTAACCGCTTTCTCGAATCCAGCCAGAAGGAGGCCGCCACTGCCATCCGTGCACTGGCCCACGCCAACTACGAACTGCGCTTCAATCCGGATCAGCCCATCAGCCAGCGCGCCATCTTCCCCTCCACTCCGGCGGAAAAAAAAGGATTGGAAGACGCCCGTTTCGTCGCCTTCCGGGACGGAGGAAAAACCACCTATTATGCCACCTATACCGCCTACGACGGTCATATGCTGCTTCCGCAGATTCTACAGACCGATGATTTTGTGAACTTCCGGATCAGCACCCTGAACGGTTCCCAGATCCAGAATAAAGGCATGGCACTGTTCCCGCGCAAAATCAACGGCCGCTACGCTATGATTTCACGGCAGGATAACGAAAACCTGTTCCTCATGTATTCGGATCACCCCCATTTCTGGTACGAAAAACAGGCGCTCCTCCGCCCTTCATTCCCCTGGGAATTCATGCAGATCGGAAACTGCGGATCGCCCATTGAAACCGAACAGGGCTGGTTGCTGATCACCCACGGCGTCGGCCCGATGCGCCGTTACACTATCGGGGCCATTCTGCTCGATCTCGACGATCCGTCGAAAGTCATCGGACGCCTTAAAACCCCGCTGCTTTCACCCAATGAACAGGAGCGCGAGGGCTATGTCCCCAACGTCGTCTACAGTTGCGGCGCACTGATTCACAGCGGGCGCCTTATTCTGCCCTATGCGGTCAGCGATCGCTCCACTACGTTCGCCACGTATGAACTTGATCAGATTTTTGAATCCATGAATACGAATCGTTAA
- a CDS encoding glycosyltransferase encodes MRIGFVSTFPPIECGIATYTYDLENALRMQNHETFIIAPPGAKGSNVHIALSTNGAAPFAEQAFNVACTQTPDCIHVQHEFGLYGAQRGVEIIGFLTRCSIAGIPTVTTLHTVNSDFPHTEREIIRRIATESRALIVHEPEQRRILHRFAPEAADRIHVIPHGVRNTAPIARAKQKLGLSGKKVVLLCGYYRPSKGFHRALNFMPDVFRQFPDTLLVLAGKTRNAASDHYRQELVEQFRQAGCSNRIRVFHGQFPQYTFDALISAADVVAMPYERGAQSGIMAQCIAMETPVVASDLPAFVNAVGKTGAGLIASSDEAFSHQIIRLLSDSALRKNTLKNIRRFKQRNAWVKIALQHESIYTGLLPAGTEYIYLPPPDAGGIPENIGLDTPDFSPRPSGGTSQRWRTAHD; translated from the coding sequence ATGAGAATAGGATTTGTATCCACGTTTCCTCCCATCGAATGCGGAATTGCCACATATACATATGATCTGGAAAACGCGCTGCGCATGCAGAACCACGAAACCTTCATTATCGCCCCGCCCGGCGCAAAGGGCAGCAACGTACACATTGCGCTCTCGACCAACGGGGCAGCACCTTTTGCCGAACAGGCGTTCAACGTGGCCTGCACCCAGACTCCGGACTGCATCCACGTGCAGCACGAATTCGGACTCTACGGAGCTCAACGCGGTGTGGAGATCATCGGATTCCTCACCCGTTGCAGCATAGCCGGCATTCCAACCGTAACCACGTTGCACACGGTAAACAGCGATTTCCCGCATACTGAACGCGAAATCATCCGCCGCATCGCCACCGAAAGCCGGGCCCTCATCGTACACGAACCGGAACAGCGCAGAATCCTGCACCGCTTCGCTCCGGAAGCCGCCGACCGTATTCACGTCATCCCGCATGGCGTACGTAACACCGCCCCCATTGCCCGGGCCAAACAGAAACTCGGGCTCTCCGGAAAAAAAGTGGTGCTGCTCTGTGGCTATTACCGCCCGAGCAAAGGATTTCACCGGGCACTGAACTTCATGCCCGACGTTTTCCGGCAGTTCCCCGACACCCTGCTGGTTCTTGCCGGAAAAACCCGCAATGCCGCCTCCGACCATTATCGACAGGAACTGGTGGAACAGTTCAGACAGGCCGGCTGCTCCAACCGCATCCGTGTCTTCCACGGTCAGTTTCCCCAATACACCTTCGATGCCCTGATTTCCGCCGCCGATGTCGTGGCGATGCCCTACGAACGCGGCGCGCAGAGTGGAATTATGGCCCAGTGCATTGCCATGGAAACACCGGTGGTCGCCTCGGATCTCCCCGCGTTTGTCAACGCCGTCGGAAAAACCGGAGCCGGACTGATTGCCTCTTCAGATGAAGCCTTCAGCCATCAGATTATCCGCCTGCTGAGCGATTCCGCTTTACGGAAGAATACCCTGAAAAACATCCGCCGCTTTAAACAGCGCAATGCCTGGGTAAAGATCGCCCTGCAGCATGAAAGCATTTACACCGGACTGCTGCCGGCCGGCACAGAATACATCTATCTTCCGCCTCCAGATGCCGGAGGTATTCCCGAGAATATCGGGCTCGATACCCCCGATTTCAGT